A genomic region of Scomber japonicus isolate fScoJap1 chromosome 5, fScoJap1.pri, whole genome shotgun sequence contains the following coding sequences:
- the tph1a gene encoding tryptophan 5-hydroxylase 1a codes for MYSNKIEGPRRGRSFDSMNIGFEEKLLNNEINKSTFTKIEENTEKKNTPEKGRATIIFSLKNEVGGLVKALKLFQENHVNLVHIESRKSKRRNSEFEIFVDCDSNHEQLNEIIQLLRKHVNVVDMEPPDNSCLHEEDMYDVPWFPKKISDLDKCANRVLMYGSDLDADHPGFKDNVYRKRRKYFADLAMAYKHGDPIPRIEFTEEEVKTWGVVYRELNKLYPTHACREYLKNLPLLSKYCECREDNIPQLEDVSRFLRERTGFTIRPVAGYLSPRDFLAGLAFRVFHCTQYVRHSSDPLYTPEPDTCHELVGHVPLLAEPSFAQFSQEIGLASLGASDDSVQKLATCYFFTVEFGLCKQEGQLRAYGAGLLSSISELKHALSGNARIMPFDPKVTSKQECIITTFQDVYFVSDSFEEAKVKMREFAKTIKRPFTVRYNPYTQSVDVLKDTPSINSVVEELRHELDIVGDALSRLNKQLGV; via the exons ATGTACTCTAACAAAATCGAGGGACCACGTAGAGGAAGATCTTTTGACTCGATGAACATTGGCTTTGAGGAAAAACTGCTTAACAATGAG ATAAACAAATCAACCTTTACAAAAATCGAAGAAAACACTGAGAAGAAGAATACGCCTGAGAAAGGGAGAGCAACAATAATCTTTTCCCTCAAGAATGAAGTGGGAGGACTTGTAAAGGCGCTCAAACTCTTCCAA GAAAACCATGTCAACCTTGTGCACATAGAGTCCAGAAAATCCAAAAGACGCAACTCTGAGTTTGAAATATTTGTGGACTGTGACAGCAACCACGAACAACTGAATGAAATCATCCAGCTGCTTCGGAAGCATGTGAACGTGGTAGATATGGAGCCTCCGGATAACTCCTGTCTACATGAGGAAG aTATGTATGATGTACCCTGGTTTCCAAAGAAAATCTCTGACTTGGACAAGTGTGCTAACCGTGTCCTGATGTACGGCTCTGACTTGGATGCTGACCATCCG GGTTTCAAGGACAATGTGTACCGGAAAAGGAGAAAGTACTTTGCTGATCTTGCCATGGCTTATAAACA tgGGGATCCCATTCCTCGTATAGAGTTCAcggaggaggaagtgaagacaTGGGGTGTTGTGTACAGGGAGCTCAACAAGTTGTACCCGACTCACGCCTGCCGGGAATACTTGAAGAACCTGCCGCTGCTGTCCAAATACTGTGAATGTCGGGAGGACAACATCCCTCAACTGGAAGATGTCTCACGCTTCCTCAGGG AACGCACTGGATTTACCATCAGGCCTGTGGCAGGTTACTTGTCCCCTCGTGACTTCCTAGCTGGTTTGGCCTTCCGTGTTTTCCACTGCACTCAGTATGTACGGCACAGCTCCGACCCCTTATACACCCCAGAGCC GGACACATGCCATGAGCTGGTGGGTCACGTCCCGCTGCTAGCAGAGCCCAGCTTCGCCCAGTTTTCTCAGGAGATTGGTCTTGCTTCACTCGGGGCCTCAGACGACTCAGTTCAGAAACTGGCCACT TGCTATTTCTTCACGGTGGAGTTTGGCCTATGCAAACAAGAAGGGCAGCTGCGAGCGTACGGGGCAGGACTGCTGTCCTCCATCAGTGAGCTCAAG CATGCGCTCTCTGGCAATGCAAGGATAATGCCTTTCGACCCTAAAGTTACATCTAAACAAGAATGCATCATCACAACATTTCAGGATGTCTACTTTGTGTCAGACAGCTTTGAGGAGGCCAAAGTCAAGATGAG GGAGTTTGCCAAGACCATCAAGCGTCCCTTCACAGTCCGATACAACCCCTACACCCAGAGTGTGGATGTGCTAAAAGATACTCCCAGCATTAACAGCGTTGTGGAGGAACTTCGGCATGAGCTTGACATAGTTGGAGATGCTCTCAGCCGGCTCAACAAGCAGCTGGGTGTCTGA